The following coding sequences are from one Nitrospinota bacterium window:
- a CDS encoding phenylalanine--tRNA ligase subunit beta, which translates to MRLSYLWLNDWVEHGLSPELLAAGLTSAGLETNIVRDLRGAYDNVVVGRVVSVSPHPGADNIRVTEVDINGATLQIVCGAPNVERDQRVAVALIGAKLPNGMVIEKRKLRGVESSGMICSEAELGISAESNGIMVLQHGAPLGGKLAGLYELEDVILEVDITPNRGDCLSVWGIAREAAAISGGKLKLPDTMGEWGTGLEGFSVYVENNDGCPRYTAREIRGVTVGPSPLKVRRRLFAAGVRPVNNVVDATNYIMLETGHPLHAFDRRDLQGDRIIVRNAHAGERFTTLDGKVHELPASALLIADANRGVALAGVMGGLNSEVKPDTTEIILEAAYFDPVCVRKTAKALGVSTESSYRFERGVDPRGVAAASLLAARMIGASAGGKTGGFADVYPTQAQPPAIRLRTAKVNDTLGLALGDQRILDHLGSLGFDCKMEGEGLFAITAPSWRHDVKIEMDLIEEVARLHGYANIPATAPRLAQHETADGGTYRARSRMADLLAAAGFYETLSYSFINPAWRTALGLSGKEPVPMENRINADLCELRTALLPGLLGAAVLNLRRGEETLSLFETGAVFSRAANEVHEEFHCAALMTVGKEEILGTGIPRDFLRLKGILQKVVKALAGAEPAFVRPAGAGRRPYLYTHRQAEIRLGGTVIGVMGQMHPLALQRFDIEAPMVCFELSADALIQSGGKGYAPVEPLPRFPGIKRDMALIVDERTEAGGIVETILDTDRALIRHCRLFDLYQGPQVPAGKKSLAFRLFIQNPEQTLTDKAGDDLMAAILKRVGEKHGAELRA; encoded by the coding sequence ATGCGCTTAAGCTATCTCTGGCTCAACGACTGGGTGGAGCACGGCCTCTCCCCCGAGCTGCTGGCGGCGGGGCTTACCTCGGCCGGCCTTGAAACAAACATCGTGCGGGATCTGCGCGGCGCGTACGACAACGTGGTCGTCGGCCGGGTGGTCTCCGTTTCACCGCACCCCGGCGCCGACAACATACGCGTGACCGAGGTGGACATCAACGGCGCCACGCTGCAGATCGTCTGCGGCGCGCCGAACGTGGAACGGGATCAGCGGGTGGCGGTGGCGCTTATCGGCGCGAAACTCCCCAACGGCATGGTTATCGAAAAACGGAAACTCCGCGGCGTCGAATCGTCCGGGATGATCTGCTCCGAGGCGGAGTTGGGCATCAGCGCCGAATCAAACGGCATCATGGTGCTGCAACACGGCGCCCCGCTCGGCGGGAAATTGGCCGGCCTGTATGAGTTGGAAGACGTGATCCTGGAAGTGGATATCACGCCGAACCGCGGCGACTGCCTGAGCGTGTGGGGCATTGCCCGCGAGGCGGCCGCCATCTCCGGCGGAAAGCTGAAACTCCCGGATACGATGGGGGAATGGGGAACCGGGCTTGAAGGCTTCAGCGTCTATGTGGAAAACAACGACGGCTGCCCGCGTTACACCGCCCGCGAAATACGCGGCGTGACGGTCGGCCCCTCGCCGCTGAAAGTGCGCCGCCGCCTCTTCGCCGCCGGCGTCCGCCCGGTCAACAACGTGGTGGACGCCACCAACTACATCATGCTGGAAACCGGCCACCCGCTGCACGCCTTCGACCGGCGCGACCTGCAAGGGGACCGGATCATCGTGCGCAATGCCCACGCGGGCGAGCGGTTCACCACGCTGGACGGCAAAGTGCATGAGCTGCCCGCCTCCGCGCTGCTCATCGCCGACGCCAACCGCGGTGTGGCGCTGGCCGGCGTCATGGGCGGCCTCAACAGCGAAGTGAAACCGGACACCACCGAGATCATTCTCGAAGCGGCTTATTTCGACCCGGTCTGCGTCCGCAAGACCGCCAAAGCGCTGGGGGTATCCACCGAATCATCCTACCGCTTCGAGCGGGGCGTCGATCCGCGGGGGGTGGCGGCGGCCAGCTTGCTGGCGGCGCGGATGATCGGCGCATCGGCCGGCGGAAAAACCGGCGGTTTCGCCGATGTGTATCCCACGCAAGCGCAGCCGCCCGCCATCCGCCTGCGCACCGCCAAAGTGAACGACACCCTCGGCCTCGCCCTCGGCGACCAACGGATACTGGACCATCTCGGCTCCCTCGGCTTCGATTGCAAGATGGAAGGGGAAGGGCTGTTCGCCATAACCGCGCCGTCATGGCGGCACGACGTCAAAATAGAGATGGATCTCATCGAAGAGGTGGCCCGCCTCCACGGATACGCGAACATCCCCGCCACCGCGCCGCGCCTGGCGCAGCATGAAACGGCGGACGGGGGAACCTACCGCGCTCGCAGCCGCATGGCCGATCTGCTGGCCGCCGCCGGTTTTTACGAGACCCTGAGCTACTCGTTCATTAATCCCGCATGGCGCACCGCGCTCGGCCTTTCGGGCAAAGAGCCGGTGCCGATGGAAAACCGCATCAACGCCGACCTGTGCGAGCTGCGCACCGCGCTGCTGCCCGGCCTGCTCGGCGCCGCCGTGCTCAACCTGCGCCGGGGGGAAGAGACGCTCTCGCTGTTTGAAACCGGCGCGGTCTTTTCCCGCGCGGCAAACGAAGTGCATGAGGAATTCCACTGCGCCGCGCTCATGACGGTGGGGAAAGAGGAAATCCTCGGAACCGGCATCCCGCGCGATTTCCTCCGTCTCAAGGGGATTTTGCAGAAGGTGGTTAAAGCTCTTGCCGGCGCGGAACCGGCGTTCGTCCGGCCGGCCGGCGCCGGCCGCCGGCCGTATCTGTACACGCACCGGCAGGCGGAAATCCGCCTGGGCGGTACCGTCATCGGCGTGATGGGGCAGATGCACCCGCTGGCGCTGCAACGGTTCGACATTGAAGCGCCGATGGTTTGCTTTGAATTATCGGCGGACGCTCTGATACAATCCGGAGGCAAGGGGTACGCCCCTGTGGAGCCGCTGCCGCGGTTCCCCGGCATCAAGCGCGACATGGCGCTGATAGTCGATGAACGGACGGAAGCGGGGGGAATTGTGGAAACCATTCTGGACACCGACCGCGCCCTGATACGCCACTGCCGCCTGTTCGACCTCTATCAGGGGCCGCAGGTGCCGGCGGGGAAAAAAAGCCTCGCGTTCCGGCTCTTTATCCAGAATCCGGAACAGACGCTGACCGACAAGGCGGGCGACGACCTCATGGCCGCCATCCTGAAACGGGTGGGCGAAAAACATGGCGCGGAACTGAGGGCGTAA
- a CDS encoding cell division protein ZapA — MEAKDVTITLHGREYRIQSPFGEEYTRTLAKYCDQKMKDIAAATGSTDYLGLSVLTLLQLAHNYHQQRGAAGKPQPDAEAEIIRLMELLDKAEKDAAEAETEQPAHTINPNVL; from the coding sequence ATGGAAGCGAAAGACGTAACGATCACGCTCCACGGGCGCGAATACCGCATTCAAAGCCCGTTCGGCGAAGAATACACCCGCACGCTGGCAAAGTATTGCGACCAGAAAATGAAGGACATCGCCGCCGCCACCGGCTCCACCGATTACCTCGGCCTTTCGGTGCTCACCCTGCTGCAACTGGCGCACAACTATCACCAGCAACGCGGCGCCGCCGGCAAGCCGCAGCCGGACGCCGAAGCCGAAATCATCCGCCTCATGGAACTTTTGGACAAAGCCGAAAAGGACGCCGCGGAGGCCGAGACCGAACAGCCGGCCCACACCATCAACCCCAACGTCCTGTAA
- the pheS gene encoding phenylalanine--tRNA ligase subunit alpha, with protein sequence MAADLIARLLELKGRVPSIPFPEDERALDALRVKYLGKSGIIPLLSREMAGVPKEQKPEAGKLLQEARAAVETIINGATQKLTVEKIQKEIDGEFFDISLPGAEPAFGARHPLTAVMDEIVGIFTGMGFQIEEGPEVESDYYNFEALNFPPDHPARDMQDTFHLPDIKRLLRTHTSPVQPRAMERYGPPLSVLAPGKVYRCDSDITHSPVFHQVEGFTIDRKVTMGDLKGTLQTFIHRLYGPKTKVRLRPSFFPFVEPGAEVDVSCVICGGAGCRVCKNTGWLEVLGAGMIHPNVLKSSNIDPDEWSGFAFGMGIERLAMRKYGVDDIRLFFENDMRFLRQF encoded by the coding sequence TCTGGGGAAGAGCGGCATCATCCCGCTCCTCTCGCGGGAGATGGCGGGCGTGCCGAAGGAGCAAAAGCCCGAAGCGGGCAAGCTGCTCCAGGAGGCCCGCGCCGCCGTCGAAACCATCATCAACGGCGCCACGCAAAAACTCACAGTCGAAAAAATCCAAAAAGAGATCGACGGCGAGTTTTTCGATATCAGCCTTCCCGGGGCCGAGCCGGCTTTCGGCGCGCGCCACCCCCTTACCGCGGTGATGGACGAAATCGTCGGCATTTTCACCGGCATGGGGTTCCAGATCGAGGAGGGGCCGGAGGTGGAGAGCGATTATTACAACTTCGAGGCGCTCAACTTCCCCCCGGATCACCCCGCGCGCGACATGCAGGACACCTTCCACCTGCCGGACATCAAGCGCCTGCTCCGCACCCACACCTCGCCGGTGCAACCGCGCGCCATGGAGCGCTATGGCCCGCCGCTTTCCGTTCTCGCGCCGGGCAAGGTCTACCGTTGCGACAGCGACATCACCCACTCGCCGGTCTTCCACCAGGTCGAAGGGTTCACCATCGACCGCAAGGTGACGATGGGCGACCTGAAAGGGACGCTCCAAACATTCATCCACCGCCTCTACGGGCCGAAAACCAAGGTGCGCCTGCGCCCTTCGTTCTTCCCGTTCGTCGAGCCGGGGGCGGAAGTGGACGTCTCCTGCGTCATCTGCGGCGGCGCGGGGTGCCGCGTCTGCAAAAACACCGGCTGGCTGGAGGTGTTGGGGGCCGGCATGATACATCCCAACGTGCTCAAATCCAGCAATATCGACCCGGACGAATGGAGCGGCTTCGCCTTCGGCATGGGTATCGAGCGGCTCGCCATGCGGAAATACGGCGTGGACGACATCCGCCTGTTCTTTGAAAACGATATGCGCTTTTTAAGGCAGTTTTAA